In a genomic window of Akkermansia massiliensis:
- a CDS encoding phage protein Gp36 family protein encodes MKAWIKLTTDDLALVFNAKELAVVAPSGPDSANPWTLDTLDDVTAMVRESIASNPANALDDDQATIPRTLRAAAMDIAAVRLLKRFSMAITDERRKAADDAAALLASIARAERKVMGPDGKVHVPASHKPAIIAPSPAYGNDGTGWYPEP; translated from the coding sequence ATGAAAGCCTGGATCAAGCTGACGACGGATGACCTGGCCCTGGTATTCAACGCCAAGGAATTGGCCGTTGTGGCACCGTCCGGCCCGGACTCCGCCAATCCCTGGACGCTGGACACCCTGGACGACGTGACAGCCATGGTCAGGGAATCCATCGCCAGCAATCCGGCCAACGCGCTGGACGATGACCAGGCAACCATACCGCGCACGCTGCGCGCTGCCGCGATGGACATTGCGGCGGTGCGCCTGCTCAAGCGTTTCAGCATGGCCATCACCGACGAGCGGCGCAAGGCGGCGGATGATGCCGCCGCACTGCTGGCCTCCATTGCCAGGGCGGAACGCAAGGTGATGGGGCCGGACGGCAAGGTGCATGTGCCCGCATCGCACAAGCCTGCCATTATCGCCCCGTCTCCGGCCTACGGCAACGACGGCACAGGCTGGTACCCGGAGCCATGA